The Treponema medium genome has a window encoding:
- a CDS encoding ParA family protein — translation MGKSIVFVNQKGGVGKTTSAVNIGAYFAQAGRKTLLVDFDPQGNMSSGVGISKKQPSIYDAIAGKIPIQKTVRPTAVKDLYAIPADINLSGATIELVDQQSREFFLRNNLALLKEEYEYILIDCPPSLGILTLNGLAAADEVFIPLQCEYFALEGLTLLLQTVKRVQEKINPRLKIGGIFFTMYDSRTKLAQEVVQQVTAYFKDRVCSTIIPRNVRLSEAPSHGLPICKYDSSCIGARSYEKLAQEVLDRA, via the coding sequence ATGGGGAAAAGTATCGTTTTTGTTAATCAAAAAGGCGGGGTAGGGAAAACTACTTCAGCTGTCAATATCGGCGCATACTTTGCACAGGCGGGAAGAAAAACGCTGCTTGTGGACTTTGATCCGCAGGGAAATATGTCGTCGGGCGTCGGTATTTCCAAAAAACAGCCGAGTATTTATGATGCGATTGCCGGAAAAATTCCTATCCAAAAAACGGTCAGACCGACGGCGGTTAAGGACTTGTATGCAATCCCCGCCGATATCAATTTATCGGGTGCGACCATCGAATTGGTTGATCAGCAATCTCGAGAATTTTTTCTTCGCAACAATCTTGCGCTTCTTAAAGAAGAATACGAATATATTTTAATTGATTGCCCTCCGTCATTGGGGATTTTAACGCTGAACGGGCTTGCCGCCGCGGATGAAGTGTTTATTCCGTTGCAGTGTGAGTATTTTGCGCTTGAGGGCTTAACGCTTCTTTTACAAACCGTTAAAAGAGTACAGGAAAAAATCAATCCTCGTCTTAAAATCGGCGGTATCTTTTTTACGATGTACGATTCCCGCACAAAGCTCGCGCAGGAAGTTGTGCAGCAGGTTACGGCTTATTTTAAAGACCGCGTATGCAGCACGATTATCCCGCGTAATGTCCGCCTCTCCGAAGCTCCCTCCCACGGGTTGCCCATCTGCAAGTATGATTCCTCCTGTATCGGCGCCCGCAGCTACGAAAAACTCGCTCAGGAGGTGCTTGACCGTGCCTAA
- the lon gene encoding endopeptidase La translates to MTIFKAMDSDTSKTLDTPNAADTSTQKDAKAVIPIEELLPKKINLIPLNGRPIYPGIFTPLLINDADDIRSVEEAYSSTGFIGLSLLKNETEEPGASDVYQIGAAARIIKKINLPDGGINILISTLKRFKIRKVVNEKKPIVVAVQYLEDEEENTVEVKAMLRGLIGEMKELSENNPLFTEEMRLNIVNIDHPGKIADFTASILNIPKEEQQKILETINVRERMEKVFVHIKKEKELLDVQRKIQADLNTRIEKNQREYFLHEELKSIKKELGLSSDPKDADEEKFRKLIDSFHFEGEVKETIEAEFEKFKFLEPNSPEYIVGRNYLETALTLPWNPPEPEAYNIEEAKKVLDADHYGLEDVKKRIIEYLAVRKLKNDTKGSIVLLVGPPGVGKTSVGKSIARAMNKPFFRFSVGGMRDEAEIKGHRRTYIGAMPGKILQGLKIVKTKAPVFMIDEIDKMGQSYQGDPSSALLEVLDPEQNVSFRDHYLDLPFDLSHIVFILTANTLDGIPRPLLDRAEVIQLAGYIDSEKVEIAKNYLLPKSLEKNGLKKAQVKYSKQILLHIANGYAREAGVRNFEKNLDKLHRKIAVELVTGERGEKDVFAPDAAEIEKMLGKPIFRDDDIKYAKVPGTAIGLAWTSMGGDTLLIEALSNKGKGQFRLTGQMGNVMKESASIAWTWVRHFADAHGIASVKWFESHVIHLHIPEGATPKDGPSAGITMTVALLSLLSGKVIKPKLAMTGELSLTGQVLPIGGLKEKTIAARRNGIKEIIIPAANIRDLEKIPEHVKKGIQFHPVTRMEEVIQCAFPHTF, encoded by the coding sequence ATGACGATATTTAAAGCTATGGATTCAGATACTTCAAAGACTTTAGATACGCCGAACGCGGCGGATACGTCAACTCAAAAAGACGCAAAGGCGGTTATTCCAATCGAAGAACTTTTGCCTAAAAAAATCAATCTTATTCCGCTGAACGGTCGACCTATTTATCCGGGGATTTTTACCCCGCTTTTGATAAACGATGCCGACGATATCCGCTCTGTCGAAGAAGCTTATAGTAGCACCGGTTTTATCGGTCTTTCGCTGTTAAAAAACGAGACGGAAGAGCCGGGAGCCTCCGATGTGTATCAAATCGGAGCCGCTGCGCGGATTATCAAAAAAATCAACTTGCCTGACGGCGGTATCAATATTCTTATTTCAACCCTAAAGCGGTTCAAAATCCGCAAAGTTGTCAATGAGAAAAAACCGATTGTCGTAGCGGTTCAGTACCTTGAAGATGAAGAAGAGAATACGGTTGAGGTAAAGGCGATGCTCCGCGGACTGATCGGAGAGATGAAAGAACTTTCCGAAAACAATCCGCTTTTTACGGAAGAGATGCGGCTCAACATCGTCAATATCGACCATCCGGGAAAGATTGCGGACTTTACTGCCAGCATTTTGAATATTCCGAAAGAGGAGCAGCAAAAAATACTGGAAACTATCAACGTCCGTGAACGGATGGAAAAAGTTTTTGTTCATATCAAAAAAGAAAAAGAGCTGCTCGATGTCCAGCGGAAGATTCAGGCCGATTTGAATACGCGGATTGAAAAAAATCAGCGCGAATACTTTCTGCATGAAGAACTTAAAAGCATCAAAAAAGAGCTGGGCTTGAGCTCCGATCCGAAGGATGCCGATGAAGAGAAATTCCGCAAGCTGATCGACTCGTTCCATTTTGAAGGTGAAGTAAAAGAGACGATAGAAGCCGAGTTTGAAAAATTCAAGTTCCTCGAACCGAATTCGCCTGAGTACATTGTCGGACGGAATTATCTTGAAACCGCGCTGACGCTCCCATGGAATCCTCCCGAACCGGAAGCGTATAATATAGAAGAAGCGAAAAAAGTTTTGGACGCGGATCATTACGGGCTGGAGGATGTAAAGAAGCGGATTATCGAATACCTTGCAGTACGGAAACTGAAAAACGATACGAAAGGCTCGATTGTTTTATTGGTTGGGCCGCCCGGTGTCGGTAAAACGAGTGTCGGCAAGTCGATTGCCCGTGCGATGAATAAACCGTTTTTCCGGTTCTCGGTGGGCGGTATGCGGGATGAGGCTGAAATTAAAGGACACCGCAGAACGTACATCGGTGCGATGCCCGGCAAAATTTTGCAGGGATTAAAAATCGTGAAAACAAAGGCGCCGGTCTTTATGATTGACGAGATCGATAAGATGGGGCAAAGCTATCAGGGCGACCCTTCCAGCGCTTTGCTTGAAGTGCTCGACCCCGAACAGAATGTCTCGTTCCGCGACCACTACCTCGATCTGCCGTTTGACCTGTCGCATATCGTATTTATCCTGACGGCGAACACTCTTGACGGTATTCCGCGCCCGCTACTCGACCGCGCCGAAGTTATTCAACTCGCGGGTTATATCGATTCTGAAAAAGTAGAAATCGCAAAAAACTACCTGTTGCCGAAAAGTCTTGAGAAAAACGGCTTAAAGAAAGCGCAGGTGAAATATTCCAAGCAGATACTGCTGCATATTGCGAACGGCTATGCGCGGGAGGCGGGAGTACGCAACTTTGAAAAGAACCTCGATAAGCTCCACCGGAAAATCGCCGTTGAACTGGTTACCGGCGAGCGCGGCGAAAAAGATGTGTTTGCGCCCGATGCTGCCGAAATCGAAAAGATGCTCGGCAAACCCATTTTCCGCGATGATGATATCAAATACGCGAAAGTTCCCGGCACGGCAATCGGGCTTGCATGGACGAGTATGGGCGGCGATACGCTGCTGATAGAAGCCTTATCGAATAAGGGCAAGGGGCAGTTCCGCCTGACCGGTCAGATGGGCAATGTGATGAAGGAGTCCGCCTCGATTGCATGGACATGGGTGCGCCACTTTGCCGACGCACATGGCATTGCAAGCGTTAAGTGGTTTGAAAGCCACGTTATCCACCTGCACATTCCGGAAGGCGCAACACCCAAAGACGGTCCCTCCGCCGGCATCACGATGACTGTTGCGCTGCTTTCGCTGTTGTCCGGTAAGGTCATTAAACCGAAACTCGCCATGACCGGCGAACTCTCTCTGACCGGTCAGGTACTCCCGATCGGCGGCTTAAAAGAAAAAACCATCGCCGCCCGCCGCAACGGCATCAAGGAGATTATCATCCCCGCCGCGAATATCCGCGACCTCGAAAAAATTCCCGAGCACGTAAAGAAAGGCATTCAGTTCCACCCCGTTACTAGGATGGAGGAGGTTATACAATGTGCCTTCCCCCACACCTTTTGA
- a CDS encoding EFR1 family ferrodoxin (N-terminal region resembles flavodoxins. C-terminal ferrodoxin region binds two 4Fe-4S clusters.), with translation MQPIKNIKAVFFSPTGNTKRVVEQLSAQFSQKLSAPVEVDDFTLPAAHIDTRTYSSEDLVIFGVPTYAGRIPNKVLPFVQTLFKGNQTRTIAVVTFGNRSFDNSLSELHMELEKNNFSVIGAGAVVCKHAFAEVGIGRPDAADEERITAFADTIFKKLQQSGRPLSNASIKRNEELSAYYVPLGIDGKPVNFLKAKPVTDKAKCDNCGVCAAVCPMGSIDKNDVSLVPGICIKCQACIVHCHTKAKSFDDPLFLSHKAMLEQNYTRPAASEFFV, from the coding sequence ATGCAACCAATTAAAAATATAAAAGCGGTTTTTTTTAGCCCTACCGGCAATACCAAGCGGGTAGTTGAACAGCTGTCCGCGCAGTTTTCACAAAAACTTTCCGCGCCAGTTGAAGTTGATGACTTTACGCTGCCTGCTGCCCATATCGACACCAGAACGTATTCGTCTGAAGATTTGGTTATCTTCGGTGTGCCGACGTATGCGGGGCGCATTCCGAATAAGGTATTGCCCTTTGTGCAAACCCTGTTTAAAGGGAATCAAACACGCACAATAGCGGTGGTTACCTTCGGAAACCGCAGTTTTGACAATTCTTTGAGCGAGCTTCACATGGAGTTGGAAAAGAATAATTTTTCGGTAATCGGCGCCGGTGCGGTAGTGTGCAAGCATGCGTTTGCCGAGGTAGGCATTGGACGGCCGGATGCTGCCGATGAGGAGCGTATAACTGCTTTTGCCGATACCATTTTTAAAAAACTTCAACAATCAGGGAGGCCTCTCTCCAATGCCTCGATAAAAAGAAACGAAGAACTCTCCGCCTACTATGTGCCGCTCGGAATCGACGGAAAGCCGGTCAATTTTTTAAAGGCAAAACCGGTTACCGATAAGGCAAAATGCGACAACTGCGGCGTTTGCGCGGCCGTATGCCCGATGGGTTCCATCGACAAAAACGATGTTTCGTTAGTCCCCGGCATCTGCATAAAGTGTCAGGCCTGTATTGTTCATTGCCACACAAAAGCAAAATCATTCGACGACCCGCTGTTCCTGTCGCATAAAGCTATGCTGGAACAAAACTATACGCGCCCGGCGGCTTCGGAATTCTTTGTGTAA